One region of Cumulibacter soli genomic DNA includes:
- a CDS encoding ABC transporter substrate-binding protein: MRRSLTFAAGIMAVGLLLAGCGDAPAEKSEDLEEYPNSIPLADDFNPDAHFEWAYTAFASSWDPAKSVTGGDINFMEPVYDRLLAEGEDGIPVPMLAEEFTPSDDNKTLSLKLIEGAKFSDGEPFDAEAVKFNLERYKAEDSRISGEVYQIESVEVTGEYTLDLHLSGGLGSLVSGLAGRAGMMVSPKAVADGTIDTEPVGIGPYVTTAIDPGSKVDYELTPDYWDPEAQNVATRTYHYMPDDQTRFNALQSGELNGAQINADQLDTVSNADLQVTTAPSPIYVYFMVNTAEEPFGDPEVRKALNMAIDREAISEGLYDGYCIPQIQPFPPASPGYSEKIGDGLDIFPYDPEEAKKILEDKGVTDLDITTAAPNVTLYTKFAEAVQAQLAEVGINMEIHAQPPTPQVQEFAIDKVTPTFTSVYTGINDPDAIMSRYLAPTALFNPGGAEYPELMEYATEGAASMDPAERTPAYEKFMDAWVENPPHMIPVCMSYLAAGFQDNVSGVMQMPSGRPNLRYMAISD, translated from the coding sequence ATGCGAAGGTCGCTCACGTTCGCCGCCGGGATCATGGCGGTCGGTCTACTGCTCGCCGGGTGCGGCGACGCCCCGGCAGAGAAATCGGAGGACCTGGAGGAGTACCCCAACTCGATTCCGCTCGCCGACGACTTCAACCCGGACGCCCACTTCGAATGGGCCTACACGGCGTTCGCGTCCAGTTGGGACCCCGCCAAGAGCGTCACCGGCGGTGACATCAACTTCATGGAACCGGTGTACGACCGACTGCTGGCCGAAGGGGAGGACGGGATCCCGGTCCCGATGCTCGCCGAGGAGTTCACACCTTCGGACGACAACAAAACTCTGTCGCTCAAACTGATCGAGGGCGCGAAGTTCTCGGACGGAGAGCCGTTCGACGCCGAAGCCGTCAAGTTCAACCTGGAGCGGTACAAGGCCGAAGACAGCCGGATCAGCGGCGAGGTCTACCAGATCGAGTCCGTCGAGGTCACCGGCGAATACACCCTCGATCTGCACCTTTCCGGCGGACTTGGCTCGCTCGTGTCCGGGCTCGCCGGGCGCGCGGGCATGATGGTCTCCCCCAAGGCTGTCGCCGACGGCACGATCGACACCGAACCGGTAGGAATCGGCCCGTACGTGACGACCGCGATTGATCCCGGCAGCAAGGTCGATTATGAGCTGACCCCCGATTACTGGGACCCGGAAGCGCAGAACGTCGCCACCCGCACGTACCACTACATGCCTGACGACCAGACTCGCTTCAATGCCTTGCAGTCCGGCGAACTCAATGGTGCCCAGATCAACGCCGACCAACTCGATACCGTCTCCAACGCGGACCTGCAGGTCACCACTGCGCCGAGCCCGATCTACGTGTACTTCATGGTCAACACCGCCGAAGAGCCGTTCGGTGACCCCGAAGTCCGCAAGGCGCTAAACATGGCGATCGACCGGGAGGCGATCTCCGAGGGCCTGTACGACGGGTACTGCATCCCGCAGATTCAGCCGTTCCCGCCGGCCAGCCCCGGATACAGCGAGAAGATCGGCGACGGACTCGACATCTTCCCGTACGACCCCGAAGAAGCGAAGAAAATCCTCGAGGACAAGGGCGTCACCGACCTGGACATCACCACGGCCGCGCCGAACGTCACGCTGTACACGAAGTTCGCCGAGGCGGTCCAAGCGCAGCTGGCCGAGGTCGGGATCAATATGGAGATCCACGCGCAGCCTCCGACACCCCAGGTGCAGGAGTTCGCGATCGACAAGGTCACGCCGACGTTCACCTCGGTCTACACCGGCATCAACGACCCGGACGCGATCATGAGCCGCTACCTGGCTCCGACCGCGCTGTTCAACCCGGGCGGTGCCGAGTACCCCGAACTGATGGAGTACGCCACCGAAGGCGCCGCGTCGATGGATCCCGCGGAGCGGACGCCGGCGTACGAGAAGTTCATGGACGCGTGGGTCGAGAACCCGCCGCACATGATTCCGGTGTGCATGTCGTACCTGGCGGCCGGATTCCAGGACAACGTGTCGGGCGTGATGCAAATGCCTAGCGGGCGCCCGAACCTGCGCTACATGGCGATCAGCGACTAG